One Bradyrhizobium manausense DNA segment encodes these proteins:
- the iolD gene encoding 3D-(3,5/4)-trihydroxycyclohexane-1,2-dione acylhydrolase (decyclizing) produces the protein MATIRLTMAQALVAAMAAQRTVIDGQDQPLFAGVWAIFGHGNVAGLGEALYAVRDRLPTFRAHNEQAMAHAAIALAKASRRRRMMAVTSSIGPGATNMVTAAAVAHVNRLPVLLLPGDVFAGRRPDPVLQQIEDFGDGTVSANDCFRPVSRYFDRITRPEQIMPAFERAMQVLTDAAECGPVTLALCQDVQTEAYDYPDWFFAERVWQPRRARADVTQLAQAAALLKAAKRPLVVAGGGVLYSEAEGDLAAFCTAHGIPAAETQAGKSALPHDHPLNLGAIGVTGTGAANDAARRADLVLAIGTRLQDFTTGSRSLFADPACRIVGLNTQSFDAGKHCAQPLVADAKAALAELGAALRGWVAPAIWTEQARTGRTVWLETAARYLAAGNETLPSDAQVIGAVQRRSRPDDVVLCAAGGLPGELHKLWQAGAPGGYHMEYGYSCMGYEIAGGLGVKLADPAREVIVMVGDGSYLMMNSEIATSVMSGVKLIIVVLDNRGFGCINRLQNATGGAPFNNLLRDARHETLPAIDFAAHAAAMGAVARKVAGLTELEAAFDEARGHDRTSVVVIDTDPLPSTDAGGHWWDVAVPEVSERAEVEAARRGYVEALVRRKY, from the coding sequence ACGGTGATCGACGGACAGGACCAGCCGCTCTTTGCCGGCGTCTGGGCCATCTTCGGGCACGGCAATGTCGCGGGGCTCGGCGAGGCGCTGTATGCGGTGCGCGATCGTCTGCCGACCTTTCGCGCGCATAATGAGCAGGCGATGGCGCATGCCGCGATCGCCCTTGCCAAGGCCTCGCGCCGCCGGCGCATGATGGCGGTGACGAGTTCGATCGGCCCCGGCGCGACCAATATGGTGACGGCGGCTGCGGTCGCTCACGTCAACCGCCTGCCGGTGCTGCTGTTGCCTGGCGATGTCTTCGCCGGACGCCGCCCCGATCCGGTGCTGCAGCAGATCGAGGATTTCGGCGACGGGACCGTCTCCGCCAATGACTGCTTCCGGCCCGTCTCTCGCTATTTCGATCGCATCACCCGGCCCGAGCAGATCATGCCTGCTTTCGAGCGGGCGATGCAGGTTCTGACGGATGCTGCCGAATGCGGGCCCGTGACGCTCGCGCTCTGTCAGGACGTGCAGACCGAAGCCTACGACTATCCCGACTGGTTCTTCGCCGAACGCGTCTGGCAGCCGCGCCGGGCGCGGGCCGACGTGACGCAGTTGGCGCAGGCCGCAGCGCTGCTCAAGGCGGCGAAGCGCCCGCTCGTCGTCGCCGGCGGCGGCGTCCTCTACAGCGAGGCGGAGGGCGATCTCGCTGCCTTCTGCACCGCGCACGGCATCCCGGCGGCGGAAACCCAAGCCGGCAAGAGCGCGCTGCCGCACGACCATCCGCTCAATCTCGGCGCGATCGGCGTCACCGGCACAGGCGCGGCCAACGATGCGGCGCGGCGTGCCGATCTCGTGCTCGCGATTGGCACGCGGTTGCAGGACTTCACCACAGGATCACGCTCGCTTTTCGCCGATCCCGCCTGCCGGATCGTCGGCCTCAACACGCAGAGCTTCGATGCGGGCAAGCATTGTGCGCAGCCGCTCGTTGCCGATGCCAAGGCCGCTCTGGCCGAACTCGGCGCCGCACTTCGGGGCTGGGTGGCGCCCGCCATCTGGACCGAGCAGGCAAGGACCGGCCGCACGGTCTGGCTGGAAACGGCTGCACGCTACCTGGCTGCCGGCAACGAAACCTTGCCGAGCGACGCGCAGGTCATCGGCGCCGTTCAACGCCGCAGCCGGCCTGACGATGTCGTGCTCTGCGCCGCCGGCGGCTTGCCCGGCGAGCTGCACAAGCTCTGGCAGGCGGGCGCGCCCGGCGGCTACCACATGGAATACGGCTATTCCTGCATGGGCTACGAGATCGCCGGCGGGCTCGGCGTCAAGCTCGCCGATCCCGCGCGCGAAGTCATCGTGATGGTCGGCGACGGATCCTACCTGATGATGAATTCCGAGATCGCCACGTCGGTGATGTCAGGTGTGAAGCTCATCATCGTCGTGCTCGACAACCGCGGCTTCGGCTGCATCAACCGGCTCCAGAATGCGACCGGCGGCGCCCCCTTCAACAACCTCCTGCGCGACGCCCGCCACGAGACGCTGCCGGCGATCGACTTCGCAGCCCACGCGGCCGCGATGGGCGCGGTCGCGCGCAAGGTCGCTGGGCTCACCGAGCTGGAAGCGGCGTTCGACGAGGCGCGAGGTCACGATCGGACCAGCGTCGTCGTGATCGACACCGACCCGTTGCCTTCGACCGATGCCGGCGGCCATTGGTGGGATGTCGCGGTGCCGGAGGTCTCGGAGCGCGCCGAGGTCGAGGCCGCAAGGCGCGGATATGTCGAGGCGCTCGTGCGCCGCAAATACTGA
- the iolE gene encoding myo-inosose-2 dehydratase, whose protein sequence is MPIRIGANPIGWSNDDLQEIGGETSLETCLAEAREVGFVGMELGHKFPREPQALKAALAPFGMACISGWYSAELLKRDAEEEMRYLRPHLDLLKAMGSNVLVFAETSNAIHGDRSKPLSQRPVMKAGDWAQFGRRITEVAERTRAEGVRLVYHHHIGTIVESADDIDAFMAATGEAAHLLLDTGHATWGGADPAVLARNYRARISHVHAKDVRRPVMEQARREDWSFLDAVLGRGGELGVYTVPGDGMVDYPSVFRELKGYSGWIVVEAEQDPQKANPLTYARKGMAHLKQSMKQAGLA, encoded by the coding sequence ATGCCTATCCGTATCGGCGCGAACCCCATCGGCTGGTCGAACGACGATCTGCAGGAGATCGGCGGCGAGACATCGCTCGAGACCTGCCTCGCCGAGGCGCGCGAGGTGGGCTTCGTCGGCATGGAGCTCGGCCACAAATTTCCGCGCGAGCCGCAGGCGCTGAAGGCAGCGCTCGCGCCGTTCGGTATGGCCTGTATCTCCGGCTGGTACTCGGCGGAGCTTTTGAAGCGCGATGCCGAGGAGGAGATGCGGTATCTGCGCCCGCATCTCGATCTGCTCAAGGCGATGGGATCGAACGTGCTGGTGTTCGCCGAGACGTCGAACGCGATCCATGGCGATCGCAGCAAGCCGCTATCGCAGCGGCCGGTCATGAAGGCCGGCGACTGGGCGCAGTTCGGTCGCCGTATCACTGAAGTTGCCGAGCGTACGCGCGCCGAGGGCGTCAGGCTGGTCTACCATCATCACATCGGTACCATCGTGGAAAGCGCCGATGACATCGACGCCTTCATGGCGGCGACCGGCGAGGCCGCTCATCTCCTGCTCGACACCGGTCATGCCACCTGGGGCGGAGCCGATCCAGCCGTGCTGGCCCGGAATTATCGTGCCCGCATCAGCCATGTCCACGCCAAGGACGTACGCAGGCCGGTGATGGAGCAGGCGCGACGCGAAGATTGGAGCTTCCTCGACGCGGTGCTGGGGCGCGGCGGCGAGCTCGGTGTCTACACCGTCCCCGGCGACGGCATGGTCGATTACCCCTCCGTCTTCCGCGAGCTCAAGGGCTATTCCGGTTGGATTGTGGTCGAGGCGGAGCAGGACCCGCAGAAGGCAAACCCGCTGACCTATGCCAGGAAAGGTATGGCCCATCTGAAGCAGAGCATGAAGCAAGCCGGGCTTGCCTGA
- a CDS encoding SDR family NAD(P)-dependent oxidoreductase, with the protein MAAIYSDLAGKVVLVTGGAAGIGAAIVRRFAEQKSKVVFFDIKVDEGQRLARELSDRGLAAHFQHVDLTDIPALRAGVVEARKAHGAINVLVNNAAHDERHKTEEMTPEYWDDRIAVNLKHQFFASQAVLPDMKAANAGAIVNFGSVSWIAGQGGMAAYTASKSGVIGLTRSLARDYGPYNIRVNAIAPGWIMTERQLEKWMTPAGEVELQQRQCLKRRLVPDEVAKVTLFLASDEASACTAQHYIVDGGWV; encoded by the coding sequence ATGGCTGCCATCTATTCCGACCTCGCCGGCAAGGTTGTGCTCGTCACCGGAGGTGCAGCGGGAATTGGCGCTGCAATCGTGCGGCGCTTCGCGGAGCAGAAATCCAAGGTCGTATTCTTCGACATCAAGGTCGACGAGGGCCAGCGCCTGGCGCGCGAGCTGTCGGATCGAGGCCTGGCTGCGCATTTCCAGCATGTCGACCTGACCGACATCCCGGCGCTACGCGCCGGCGTCGTCGAGGCACGCAAGGCGCATGGCGCGATCAACGTTCTCGTCAACAACGCCGCCCATGACGAGCGGCACAAGACCGAGGAGATGACGCCGGAATATTGGGACGATCGCATCGCGGTCAATTTGAAGCACCAGTTCTTTGCGTCGCAGGCCGTGCTGCCGGACATGAAGGCCGCGAATGCCGGCGCCATCGTCAATTTCGGCTCGGTGTCGTGGATCGCCGGACAAGGCGGCATGGCGGCGTACACCGCCAGCAAATCGGGCGTGATCGGCCTGACGCGCTCGCTGGCGCGCGACTACGGTCCCTACAATATCCGCGTGAACGCGATCGCGCCGGGCTGGATCATGACCGAGCGCCAGCTCGAGAAATGGATGACCCCGGCCGGCGAGGTCGAATTGCAGCAACGGCAGTGCCTGAAGCGCAGGCTCGTTCCGGACGAGGTTGCGAAGGTCACCCTCTTCCTCGCCTCCGACGAGGCCTCGGCCTGCACTGCCCAGCACTACATTGTCGATGGCGGCTGGGTCTGA
- a CDS encoding extracellular solute-binding protein, whose translation MRLLEKLGLAAAACLLGANVAAADTIVKWLHIEVNPAQVKIWEEVARSYEASHPGVKIEMQFLENEAYKAKLPTILQSKDRPHIIYSWAGGVLKTQVEAGVLEDITDSVKSGGYSDTIAPAALAAFTQNGHVYGLPIALSQVGFLYNKDLMAKGNVDASKIKTWDDLLGAVKTLKAAGVTPIVVGGADKWPLHFFWTHLAVRVGGKPAFDAALKGENGGFAGETFQKSGELFKQLVDLQPFQNGFLGFKNPQAVGYFGDGKAAMILAISSFYHTQRALAADKVGLSDDKLGWFDFPVVPGGKGEPSDTLGGITGWLITKGAPKEATDFLKYFISKDVQARLAVGNFIVPVVKGGEAGLNSTFMKQIAANLAKSNYHQNFYDQSLGPSVGRVVNDVTAEIAGGSMSPQDAAKAIEAAYKQGN comes from the coding sequence ATGAGACTGCTTGAGAAGCTGGGACTCGCCGCTGCCGCATGCCTGCTTGGCGCCAATGTCGCCGCAGCTGATACCATCGTGAAATGGCTACATATCGAGGTGAATCCTGCCCAAGTGAAGATCTGGGAGGAGGTCGCACGCAGCTATGAAGCGTCGCATCCCGGTGTGAAGATCGAGATGCAGTTCCTCGAAAACGAGGCTTACAAGGCCAAGCTGCCGACCATTCTGCAATCGAAGGACCGGCCGCACATCATCTATAGCTGGGCCGGCGGGGTGCTGAAGACGCAGGTCGAGGCGGGCGTGCTGGAAGACATCACCGATTCCGTGAAGAGCGGCGGCTACAGCGACACGATCGCACCGGCGGCGCTCGCCGCCTTCACCCAGAACGGCCACGTCTATGGACTTCCCATTGCGCTGTCGCAGGTCGGCTTCCTCTACAACAAGGATCTGATGGCCAAGGGCAATGTCGATGCAAGCAAGATCAAGACATGGGACGATCTGCTCGGCGCGGTGAAAACGCTGAAAGCCGCGGGTGTTACGCCGATTGTGGTTGGCGGTGCCGACAAATGGCCGCTGCATTTCTTCTGGACGCATCTCGCGGTGCGCGTCGGCGGCAAGCCGGCCTTCGATGCAGCGCTGAAGGGTGAAAACGGCGGCTTCGCCGGCGAGACCTTCCAGAAGTCCGGAGAGCTGTTCAAGCAGCTCGTTGATCTGCAGCCGTTCCAGAACGGCTTCCTCGGCTTCAAGAATCCGCAGGCGGTCGGCTATTTCGGTGACGGCAAGGCCGCGATGATCCTGGCCATCTCGTCGTTCTATCACACCCAGCGCGCGCTCGCCGCCGACAAGGTCGGTCTTTCCGACGACAAGCTCGGCTGGTTCGATTTTCCGGTCGTACCCGGCGGCAAGGGTGAGCCGTCAGACACGCTCGGCGGCATCACCGGCTGGCTGATCACCAAGGGGGCGCCCAAGGAGGCCACCGACTTCCTCAAGTACTTTATCTCCAAGGACGTGCAGGCGCGACTCGCCGTCGGCAACTTCATCGTTCCCGTCGTCAAGGGCGGCGAGGCCGGCCTCAACAGCACCTTCATGAAGCAGATCGCGGCCAATCTGGCGAAGTCCAACTATCATCAGAACTTCTATGACCAGAGTCTCGGCCCCTCGGTCGGTCGCGTCGTCAACGACGTCACGGCAGAGATCGCCGGCGGCAGCATGAGCCCGCAGGACGCTGCGAAGGCCATCGAAGCAGCGTACAAGCAGGGTAACTGA
- a CDS encoding carbohydrate ABC transporter permease, which yields MARRIAIASPMGVAGETAPQVASRGPSWDGRFTVLILFLPPALLLFTLFVVLPIGEAAWYSGFNWNGFGRPTHWIGFDNYRFVLETRAFWLALRNNGLIVAVSLAIQLPLALTLALMLAEKFRGAVALRMLFFMPYILAEIATGLIFSFVYDGDYGLVASIWRTFGAEPPHLLASTDTAMLAVLIVIVWKYFGFHMMLFIAALQSLDKSLVEAARIDGATRSQALRHVVIPLLYPTIRLSVFFAIVGSLQLFDLVMPLTRGGPADSSNTMVSFLYNNGISRMRVGYGSAIGVILFVICVTFAFTYKRWFMRDE from the coding sequence GTGGCGCGGCGGATCGCGATCGCGTCGCCGATGGGCGTTGCCGGCGAGACAGCCCCGCAGGTCGCGAGCCGCGGTCCGAGCTGGGACGGCCGTTTCACCGTCCTGATCCTGTTCCTGCCGCCGGCGCTGCTGCTGTTCACGTTGTTCGTGGTGCTGCCGATCGGCGAAGCCGCCTGGTACTCGGGCTTCAACTGGAACGGCTTTGGCAGGCCGACCCACTGGATCGGCTTTGACAATTACCGCTTCGTGCTGGAGACGCGCGCGTTCTGGCTGGCACTGCGAAACAATGGGCTGATCGTCGCGGTCTCGCTCGCAATCCAGCTGCCGCTTGCGCTCACGCTGGCCTTGATGCTGGCCGAGAAGTTTCGCGGCGCCGTGGCGCTGCGCATGCTGTTCTTCATGCCCTACATCCTGGCCGAGATCGCGACCGGGTTGATCTTCTCTTTCGTCTATGACGGCGACTATGGCCTCGTTGCCTCGATCTGGCGCACCTTCGGCGCCGAGCCGCCGCATCTCCTGGCATCGACCGACACCGCGATGCTGGCGGTGCTGATCGTGATCGTGTGGAAGTATTTTGGCTTCCACATGATGCTGTTCATCGCGGCGCTCCAGAGCCTCGACAAGAGCCTGGTCGAGGCGGCGCGGATCGACGGCGCAACGCGCTCGCAGGCCCTGCGCCATGTCGTGATTCCCTTGCTCTATCCGACCATCCGGCTCTCCGTCTTCTTCGCCATCGTCGGCTCGTTGCAACTGTTCGATCTCGTCATGCCGCTGACGCGCGGGGGACCGGCGGATTCCTCCAACACCATGGTGAGCTTCCTTTACAACAACGGTATCTCGCGCATGCGGGTCGGCTATGGCAGCGCCATCGGTGTCATTCTGTTCGTGATCTGCGTGACCTTTGCCTTCACGTACAAGCGATGGTTCATGCGCGATGAGTAA
- a CDS encoding carbohydrate ABC transporter permease, with amino-acid sequence MSNADTTSAPFDPAVLFKTAFLAVVAIFVLVPLLATLLGGFKSLGELRVNPFGLPTHWEWQNYADILFSARYWQLLRNSLIISTLTVTLTLITASMAAFTFAHVRFYGSSMLLSYLTLGLLFPAATAVLPLFIKVRDLGLLDTYLGVALPQVAFSLAMSVLLLRRFFKDIPYELLEAALVDGCSYIKFFRYVTLPLSRPILATVGTITFVNSWNAYLLPLVMLNTDALYPWPLGIMVYQGEYSSEWHLILAFITLTILPTIILFLLAQKHIVAGLTAGAVKG; translated from the coding sequence ATGAGTAATGCCGACACCACAAGCGCGCCGTTCGATCCCGCTGTTCTGTTCAAGACGGCGTTCCTCGCTGTCGTTGCGATCTTCGTGCTGGTGCCGCTGCTCGCGACGTTGCTTGGCGGATTCAAGTCGCTCGGCGAACTGCGCGTCAATCCGTTCGGGCTGCCGACTCACTGGGAATGGCAGAATTACGCCGACATCCTGTTCTCCGCGCGTTACTGGCAGCTGTTGCGCAACTCGCTGATCATCTCGACGCTGACGGTGACGTTGACCCTGATCACGGCCTCGATGGCCGCGTTCACCTTCGCCCATGTCAGGTTCTACGGCAGCTCGATGCTGCTGAGTTATCTGACGCTCGGCCTGCTGTTTCCGGCCGCGACCGCCGTGCTCCCTTTGTTCATCAAGGTGCGCGATCTCGGGTTGCTCGATACTTATCTCGGCGTCGCGCTGCCGCAAGTGGCCTTCAGTCTTGCCATGAGCGTCCTGCTGCTGCGACGCTTCTTCAAAGACATTCCCTATGAGCTGCTGGAAGCCGCGCTGGTCGACGGCTGCAGCTATATCAAGTTCTTCCGCTATGTGACGCTGCCGCTGTCGCGACCGATCCTCGCCACCGTCGGGACCATCACCTTCGTCAACAGCTGGAACGCCTACCTGCTCCCGCTGGTGATGCTCAACACCGATGCGCTCTATCCATGGCCGCTCGGCATCATGGTCTATCAGGGCGAATATTCGTCGGAGTGGCACCTGATCCTGGCCTTCATCACGCTCACCATCCTGCCGACGATCATTCTGTTCCTGTTGGCGCAGAAGCACATCGTCGCCGGCCTCACCGCAGGTGCGGTCAAGGGATGA
- a CDS encoding Gfo/Idh/MocA family protein, with product MRKVGIGIIGCGVISTAYLKAAQRFSVMEVRALADMRSDVAERQGAAFGLPAMRVDQLLKRDDVEIVINLTVPLAHTDVSLAVLNAGKHVHSEKPLGINVAEARKVMDLAAQKGLRVGCAPDTFLGGGHQTARKLIDDGAIGTPVAGSAFFGCPGHERWHPAPGFYYLRGGGPMLDMGPYYITDLVQLLGPVASVMGSTARPKSERLVTSQPMNGALIPVEVSTHVAGTLEFESGAVVSIAMSFDVPKHRHAPIEIYGDKGSMLVPDPNRFGGEVQVAKTGGEFETVPLTHGHVEGEFRSIGVADMASAILNNRPHRASGALAFHVLEVMEAFQISADEGRRVKIENRVERPAMLPAGRETGQID from the coding sequence ATGAGAAAAGTCGGCATCGGAATCATCGGCTGCGGTGTGATCAGTACCGCTTACCTCAAGGCCGCGCAGCGCTTTTCCGTCATGGAGGTGAGAGCGCTGGCCGACATGCGCAGCGATGTCGCGGAGCGCCAGGGTGCCGCCTTCGGGCTGCCGGCGATGCGGGTCGATCAGCTGCTCAAGCGCGACGACGTCGAGATCGTCATCAATCTCACCGTCCCGCTGGCCCACACCGACGTCAGCCTCGCGGTGCTCAACGCCGGCAAGCACGTTCACTCCGAGAAGCCGCTCGGCATCAACGTTGCGGAAGCCCGCAAGGTGATGGATCTCGCCGCACAAAAGGGCCTGCGCGTCGGCTGCGCGCCCGACACGTTCCTCGGTGGCGGGCACCAGACCGCGCGCAAGCTGATCGACGACGGCGCGATCGGCACTCCGGTCGCCGGAAGTGCCTTCTTCGGCTGCCCCGGCCATGAGCGCTGGCATCCGGCGCCGGGCTTTTACTATCTCCGCGGCGGCGGGCCGATGCTTGACATGGGACCTTATTACATCACCGATCTCGTGCAGCTGCTCGGTCCGGTCGCAAGCGTGATGGGCTCGACCGCGCGCCCTAAGTCCGAGCGCCTGGTCACCAGCCAGCCGATGAATGGCGCGCTGATCCCGGTCGAGGTCTCGACCCATGTCGCCGGGACACTCGAATTCGAGAGCGGAGCGGTCGTCTCGATCGCGATGAGCTTCGACGTGCCGAAACACCGGCATGCGCCGATCGAGATCTATGGCGACAAGGGCAGCATGCTGGTGCCGGACCCGAACCGCTTCGGCGGCGAGGTGCAGGTTGCGAAGACTGGCGGTGAATTTGAGACGGTGCCGCTGACGCACGGCCATGTCGAAGGCGAGTTCCGCTCCATTGGGGTCGCCGACATGGCTTCAGCGATCCTGAACAATCGGCCGCATCGTGCCAGCGGTGCGCTCGCCTTCCACGTGCTGGAGGTGATGGAGGCGTTCCAGATCTCCGCCGACGAAGGGCGACGCGTCAAGATCGAGAACCGCGTCGAGCGGCCGGCGATGCTGCCGGCCGGACGTGAAACCGGACAGATCGACTGA
- a CDS encoding ThuA domain-containing protein, protein MRKAMIVWGGWPGHDPDLCASMIRGWLKAEGFEVRIETTTEAFGDPAIHDLSLIIPIYTMSKIEKADALNLCAAVRGGVGLAGHHGGMCDAFRDSVDYQFLCGGQWVAHPGNIIDYKVDVTKADDPIMMGLKSFEHRSEQYYMHIDPAIEVLATTTFTGEHAPWIDGVVMPVVWKKRYGAGRVFYSSLGHRAYELDVPEIRTLMTRGMLWAARE, encoded by the coding sequence ATGCGCAAGGCAATGATTGTATGGGGCGGCTGGCCGGGACACGATCCCGATTTGTGTGCCTCGATGATCCGCGGCTGGCTCAAGGCGGAAGGCTTCGAGGTCCGGATTGAAACGACGACGGAGGCATTCGGCGATCCCGCCATCCATGATCTCTCCTTGATCATCCCGATCTATACCATGTCGAAGATTGAGAAGGCAGACGCGCTCAATCTCTGCGCGGCAGTCAGGGGCGGCGTTGGGCTCGCCGGCCACCATGGCGGCATGTGCGATGCGTTCCGCGATTCTGTGGACTACCAGTTCCTGTGTGGTGGGCAGTGGGTTGCGCATCCCGGCAACATCATCGATTACAAGGTCGACGTGACCAAGGCCGACGATCCCATCATGATGGGCCTGAAAAGTTTCGAGCATCGTTCCGAGCAATATTACATGCATATCGACCCCGCCATCGAGGTATTGGCGACGACGACCTTCACCGGTGAACACGCGCCATGGATCGATGGCGTGGTAATGCCCGTGGTCTGGAAGAAGCGCTACGGTGCGGGCAGGGTGTTCTACTCCTCACTTGGTCACCGCGCCTACGAACTCGACGTCCCGGAGATCCGAACGTTGATGACCCGCGGCATGCTGTGGGCTGCGCGCGAATGA
- a CDS encoding LacI family DNA-binding transcriptional regulator, with translation MTAGATQPAMRATLEDVARAAGVSLATVDRVVNRREGVRAKTVARVEAAVAKLGYRADVAAARLARGQSFRFAFVLPAGSNSFMTNLTEQVQRTADWLAGQRGFIDILHVDVFDPDVLAGALERLSPVYQGVAVVALDHPKVRDAIDELTARGVAVVTLVSDAPSSRRLHYVGIDNPAAGRTAATLMGRFLAAREGKVAVIAGSLSLRDHTERQFGFHQILSSEYPSLTALPVIEGRDDSERTRELTTALLKRHMDLRGIYCCGAGNRGIAEALEASGRARDVVWITHELTQHTRRFLVRGTLGAVINQDPGHEARSAARVLLAHCMEEPISPDQERIRIDIFLRDNLP, from the coding sequence ATGACAGCTGGCGCGACGCAGCCGGCGATGCGCGCCACGCTGGAAGACGTCGCGCGTGCGGCGGGCGTTTCGCTCGCCACCGTCGATCGCGTCGTCAACCGGCGCGAGGGCGTGCGTGCCAAGACCGTCGCGCGTGTCGAGGCCGCGGTGGCGAAGCTCGGCTATCGTGCCGACGTCGCGGCCGCGCGGCTCGCCCGGGGGCAGTCGTTTCGTTTCGCCTTCGTGCTGCCGGCCGGCAGCAATAGCTTCATGACCAATCTGACCGAGCAGGTCCAGCGCACGGCGGACTGGCTTGCGGGCCAGCGCGGCTTCATCGACATCCTCCACGTCGACGTGTTTGATCCGGATGTCCTCGCCGGCGCGCTGGAACGCTTGTCGCCGGTCTATCAGGGGGTCGCCGTCGTCGCGCTCGATCATCCCAAGGTACGCGACGCGATCGACGAACTCACCGCGCGCGGGGTCGCCGTGGTGACCCTGGTATCGGACGCGCCGAGCTCGCGCCGCCTGCATTATGTCGGCATCGACAATCCCGCAGCGGGGCGAACCGCGGCAACGCTGATGGGGCGCTTTCTCGCCGCCCGTGAGGGCAAGGTTGCGGTGATCGCGGGATCGTTGTCGCTCCGCGATCACACCGAGCGGCAGTTCGGGTTCCACCAGATATTGTCCAGCGAGTATCCGAGCCTGACGGCATTGCCGGTGATCGAGGGCCGCGACGACAGCGAGCGCACGCGGGAATTGACCACCGCGCTGCTCAAGCGCCATATGGATCTGCGCGGCATCTACTGCTGCGGTGCAGGCAATCGCGGCATTGCCGAGGCGCTAGAGGCGTCCGGTCGCGCTCGCGACGTGGTCTGGATTACTCACGAGCTGACTCAACATACGCGGCGCTTCCTCGTTCGCGGGACGCTCGGTGCCGTCATCAACCAGGACCCCGGCCACGAGGCGCGCTCCGCGGCGCGGGTGCTGCTGGCGCATTGCATGGAAGAGCCGATCAGCCCGGACCAGGAGCGCATCCGCATCGACATTTTCCTGCGTGACAATCTGCCGTAA
- a CDS encoding NAD(P)/FAD-dependent oxidoreductase, whose protein sequence is MRLVIIGAGFAGMYAALSAARLRDIQGVSPEELEIALVAPEPTLVVRPRLYEAKPETLTAPLLEVLKSIDVVYVQGNAETIDTKSRVVQISTAGGTRKTLSYDRLVVATGSRLFRPNIPGLAEHGFSVDSLDDAVALDRHLHSLADRPARNGRDTIVVAGGGFTGIEAATEMPARLRAILGKDTRPRVIIVERNGAIAPDMGAGPRPVIEDALRKLGVETRVGVGVSSLDEAGVTLSNGERIEAETVVWAAGIRAAPLTQQIPAERDNSGRLLVDRDLRVTSVPGVFATGDAAKAACDDAGNFALMSCQHATRMGAFAGNNAAAELLGVPTKPYHQKAYVTCLDLGEAGAVFTRGWERKVEMVGDVAKKTKQEINTVWIYPPQAERAAALASADPERVTEV, encoded by the coding sequence ATGCGACTAGTCATCATCGGCGCCGGCTTCGCCGGCATGTATGCCGCACTTTCAGCTGCCCGCCTGCGCGACATCCAGGGCGTTTCGCCCGAAGAACTGGAGATCGCGCTGGTCGCACCGGAGCCGACACTCGTGGTTCGCCCGCGGCTTTACGAAGCGAAGCCGGAAACGCTAACCGCGCCCCTGCTGGAGGTGCTCAAATCCATCGACGTCGTCTACGTGCAGGGCAATGCGGAAACGATCGATACCAAGTCCCGCGTGGTGCAGATCTCGACCGCCGGCGGGACACGAAAGACGCTCTCCTATGACCGACTGGTCGTCGCCACCGGCAGCCGGCTCTTCCGCCCGAATATTCCAGGCCTCGCCGAACATGGATTCAGTGTCGACTCGCTTGACGATGCGGTCGCCCTCGACAGACATCTGCACAGCCTGGCCGACAGGCCGGCGAGAAACGGACGCGACACCATCGTCGTTGCCGGCGGCGGCTTCACCGGCATCGAAGCCGCTACAGAGATGCCCGCGCGGCTTCGTGCAATCCTCGGCAAGGATACCAGGCCGCGCGTGATCATCGTCGAGCGCAACGGCGCGATCGCCCCCGACATGGGCGCTGGCCCTCGCCCCGTCATCGAGGATGCGCTGCGCAAGCTCGGCGTGGAGACCCGGGTCGGCGTTGGCGTCAGCTCGCTCGATGAAGCCGGGGTCACGCTTTCGAATGGCGAGCGCATCGAAGCGGAGACCGTCGTCTGGGCTGCGGGCATTCGCGCCGCTCCATTGACTCAGCAGATCCCGGCCGAACGCGACAATTCCGGGCGGCTGCTGGTCGATCGGGATCTGCGCGTGACATCGGTGCCCGGCGTCTTTGCCACTGGCGATGCCGCCAAGGCAGCGTGCGACGATGCCGGCAATTTTGCGCTGATGTCCTGCCAGCACGCCACCCGAATGGGCGCCTTCGCAGGTAACAATGCTGCCGCCGAGCTCCTCGGCGTCCCGACCAAGCCGTATCACCAGAAAGCCTACGTCACATGCCTCGACCTTGGTGAAGCCGGCGCCGTCTTCACGCGCGGCTGGGAACGGAAAGTCGAGATGGTCGGCGATGTCGCCAAGAAGACCAAGCAGGAGATCAACACCGTGTGGATCTATCCGCCGCAGGCAGAGCGTGCCGCCGCGCTTGCGTCGGCCGATCCGGAGCGCGTCACCGAAGTCTAA